A window of the Halanaerobiales bacterium genome harbors these coding sequences:
- a CDS encoding PBP1A family penicillin-binding protein, with amino-acid sequence MNFTKKQYILAFIILLLALISGITIGALSWIIQSTPEITDYKGSTESTQIYSANGELLTRLYKENRVYVPIEKIPNDLKNAIVSIEDSSFYQHHGIDFWGIPRALITNIKAGQIVQGFSTITMQLAENALFTQQERTYYRKIQEIYLALQFERLYTKPEILEMYLNEIFMGHSAYGVQIAAHQYFGKDISELTLSQSALLAGLPKAPNYYSPLRNPEAAKERRNIVLNRMNELGYINNNELKQAKTADLNLKPEDPKQEDFAPYFIRYVRDELIDKFGAQMVYSGGLKVYTTLNTNMQKKAEDSVKNALGNYIPTVKRNNNEQLQPQLSILSLNPKTGAIEAMIGGRGKNDQFNRATQAIRQPGSAFKPFVYTTAIKNNYSTSSLINDMPMIAAEEKGEDKKIWPKNFQDQYRGYVNLRTALTHSINVASVKLLREVGVNETIKTAENMGISTFTPSDNLETHLSLALGGLTNGVKPLEISNAYGILANRGIKVEPYAIKEVLNKNNQIIYEKKPQKKVVLSEETSYIMTDMLQSVVKNGTGWRANFGRPIAGKTGTTNNYTDAWFVGYTPELVTTVWIGEDSPKKMVYDQKDSNGNYIYPEGNGPRTVSSSEAVMLWREYMEKVMKNKPVKDFNEPEEIYHRNIDPITGLLANQYTPNVEEEIFRKENIPSKTDDLHGPVETVRIDTKSGKLATNNCPNENIAEYKYIKESGIRIGATQIKFEELVKDKTNTENSEFEKIEGTYLVDKGEPVQKIDPETGVPLTNSKGQVLYEKKPTQVCPLHNESENNVLDYIRGIWGNGD; translated from the coding sequence ATGAATTTTACAAAAAAGCAATATATATTAGCATTTATAATATTATTATTAGCCCTAATTTCTGGAATTACTATTGGTGCTTTAAGCTGGATCATTCAAAGCACACCAGAAATCACAGATTATAAAGGTTCAACTGAATCTACTCAAATATATAGTGCAAATGGTGAGCTTTTAACAAGATTATACAAAGAGAACAGAGTATATGTTCCTATCGAAAAAATTCCTAATGATTTAAAAAATGCTATTGTCTCAATTGAAGATAGTAGTTTTTATCAACATCATGGTATTGATTTTTGGGGAATCCCAAGAGCTTTAATTACAAATATTAAAGCCGGACAAATTGTACAGGGATTCAGTACAATTACTATGCAGTTAGCTGAAAATGCTTTATTTACCCAACAGGAAAGAACTTATTACAGAAAAATTCAAGAAATATATTTAGCTTTACAATTTGAAAGACTTTACACAAAACCCGAAATTCTTGAAATGTATTTAAATGAAATTTTTATGGGCCATAGTGCTTATGGTGTTCAAATAGCAGCACATCAATATTTTGGAAAAGATATTTCAGAACTTACTTTAAGTCAATCTGCTTTATTAGCAGGATTACCAAAAGCTCCTAATTATTATTCACCTTTAAGAAATCCAGAAGCTGCAAAAGAAAGAAGAAATATAGTATTAAATAGAATGAATGAATTAGGTTATATTAATAATAATGAGCTTAAACAGGCTAAAACAGCTGATCTTAATTTAAAACCTGAAGATCCTAAACAGGAAGACTTTGCTCCTTACTTCATTCGATATGTTAGAGATGAATTAATAGATAAATTTGGAGCTCAAATGGTATATAGTGGCGGTCTTAAAGTTTATACTACTTTAAACACTAATATGCAAAAAAAAGCTGAAGATAGTGTAAAAAATGCCCTGGGTAACTATATTCCAACAGTAAAAAGAAATAATAATGAACAACTCCAACCTCAGCTTTCTATTTTGTCATTAAATCCTAAAACTGGAGCAATTGAAGCTATGATAGGCGGAAGAGGAAAAAATGATCAGTTCAATAGAGCTACTCAAGCAATAAGACAACCTGGATCAGCTTTTAAACCATTTGTATATACAACTGCTATTAAAAATAATTATTCCACTTCTTCTCTTATCAATGACATGCCAATGATAGCTGCAGAAGAAAAAGGGGAAGATAAAAAAATATGGCCTAAAAACTTTCAGGATCAATATAGAGGCTATGTCAATTTGAGAACAGCTTTAACTCACTCTATAAATGTTGCTTCAGTAAAATTATTAAGAGAAGTTGGAGTAAATGAAACAATTAAAACTGCAGAAAATATGGGCATTTCTACTTTTACTCCTTCTGACAATTTAGAAACTCATCTTTCTTTAGCTTTAGGAGGATTAACTAATGGAGTAAAACCTTTAGAAATTTCAAATGCTTATGGGATCCTTGCAAATCGTGGTATCAAAGTAGAACCCTATGCAATAAAGGAAGTATTAAATAAAAATAATCAAATAATATATGAAAAGAAACCTCAAAAGAAAGTAGTCTTATCTGAAGAAACAAGTTATATCATGACAGACATGTTACAATCTGTAGTCAAAAATGGTACCGGTTGGAGAGCAAATTTCGGAAGACCTATTGCAGGTAAAACTGGAACAACAAATAATTATACTGATGCCTGGTTTGTGGGATACACTCCTGAATTAGTAACTACAGTCTGGATAGGTGAAGATTCTCCTAAAAAAATGGTTTATGATCAAAAAGATTCAAATGGAAACTACATTTATCCTGAAGGAAATGGACCAAGAACTGTATCCAGTTCAGAAGCAGTAATGCTTTGGAGAGAATATATGGAAAAAGTGATGAAAAATAAACCTGTAAAAGATTTTAATGAACCAGAAGAAATTTATCATCGCAATATTGATCCAATAACAGGTTTGCTAGCAAATCAATATACTCCAAATGTAGAGGAAGAAATTTTTAGAAAGGAAAACATTCCTTCTAAAACTGATGATCTTCACGGACCAGTAGAAACAGTTAGAATAGATACAAAAAGTGGTAAATTAGCTACAAATAATTGTCCTAATGAAAATATTGCTGAATATAAATACATTAAAGAAAGTGGTATTAGAATAGGTGCCACCCAAATAAAATTTGAAGAGTTAGTTAAAGATAAAACTAATACTGAAAATAGTGAATTTGAAAAAATTGAAGGAACTTATCTAGTTGATAAGGGAGAACCAGTACAAAAAATAGATCCGGAAACTGGAGTTCCTTTAACAAATAGTAAAGGGCAGGTTCTTTATGAGAAAAAACCTACCCAGGT